The Coffea arabica cultivar ET-39 chromosome 9e, Coffea Arabica ET-39 HiFi, whole genome shotgun sequence genome has a window encoding:
- the LOC113710425 gene encoding uncharacterized protein isoform X2 encodes MMTGGKVILTYKRQRTPHWIAYKRKKPPSRKDFSWNNESPDTSARCPSCNGSTTTEKKGESNESNNSECPSYNASTTAKEHEESTQGNYSECPSNDPSIKAEKLEESTEGNILECPSTDVPTTAQNQEETSEGNRSGCPRNDAPTMAETQEESTEGNGSECPSNDAPNTAEKEEESTEDNESEFPRTDSPPTAENQQESTEDNRSECPARNDGFYLLKHSSEGKRQYSGYIKRQNFCVSAEKASIEEDKNLLVHDMRQLDADSHAVLEASPREGIFQNASGDQLSADLHTPGKSASIKEASYSVVKSISICRNRPTMKCSIPSSANCNSGSETHQVSLKSSVEKDYAGGYKIASELDKFTLKETCLPVEDKPSSLSASGTLQSKLSSPLITFYRRCKRKKDVDGLHMQNTLGVAEDCSLEFTGSKSAGFASVGEATPPESGSKHILVNTNPSEENLNRRVAFDANHEKMASREVEESYTSRLSPENANFEQADGKLENTQDNQSTLEVFAQNSVGVDFLEGPIGCSGNLSNDSADDLSCKPVSKYCKNTVAQESLRLSCQNTVAHESLRLSYDDLSTVRKTNEIPRGQHAAVSLDLSVPLPDSHGTEECGTASIHEEQPLCGLLNSQSGSHTMLIKDESPGNKRLELLCERVGEKHPLHQAQLPEDGFLSEEAVGHNYNNVANSSPVFGLKNNCLQLFPEDRSDDMFQSKKTHKYVTACADSEERTVGLTESRSQTRLSATKSSLFLGLFLPMELINDGHDHSSTSSQRPNIGIQSKEFAQDTVPEFPHQTSSYRRHKMVLDNIVSRARMPKRKRGSCLESYDSPRMWSEEELDSLWVGIRRYGRGNWDVMLRDPRLHFCPWRTPKELAAQWEEEQSKLFNTMPTARGRHSRTPNIFQDSVDSFWHSKTGKENLVDDVQLSLGDVYSQPNGSVQKRPLFNYFNVQTNAPWQLQKAATNTRTMYSCRENRRRAMLQNNAMLDVECSFGANQSTCMAIGGNLPHWLREVVSIPLRSPQTVLPSDNSSVGSVERQWVKKPFLDAKGIHHEPSYRISNKRTVAERVEQQAGAGAHNGNFPFVLEHNQAEVQNPGIKQDLIIIDSDTSSEETISDDHNAKV; translated from the exons ATGATGACTGGAGGCAAAGTCATTTTAACATACAAGCGTCAGAGGACACCGCATTGGATTGCATACAAGCGTAAGAAGCCTCCATCAAGGAAGGATTTTTCTTGGAATAACGAGAGTCCTGATACATCAGCAAGGTGCCCCAGTTGTAATGGCTCAACTACGACTGAAAAGAAAGGGGAATCAAATGAAAGCAATAATTCAGAATGCCCAAGTTATAATGCCTCAACTACAGCAAAAGAGCATGAGGAATCAACTCAAGGCAATTATTCAGAatgcccaagtaatgatccctCCATTAAGGCTGAAAAGCTAGAGGAGTCTACTGAAGGCAATATATTAGAATGCCCAAGTACTGATGTCCCAACTACAGCACAAAACCAAGAAGAAACAAGTGAAGGCAATAGATCAGGATGCCCAAGGAATGATGCCCCAACTATGGCAGAAACGCAAGAGGAATCAACTGAAGGCAATGGTTCAGAATGCCCTAGTAATGATGCCCCAAATACAGCAGAAAAGGAAGAGGAATCAACTGAAGACAATGAATCAGAATTCCCGAGGACTGATTCCCCACCTACTGCAGAAAATCAACAGGAATCAACTGAAGACAATAGATCAGAGTGTCCTGCCAGAAATGATGGG TTTTATCTCTTGAAGCATTCTTCTGAAGGAAAAAGGCAGTACTCTGGTTACATCAAACGGCAAAATTTCTGTGTATCTGCTGAAAAGGCAAGCATAGAAGAGGATAAAAACCTGCTTGTACACGATATGAGACAGTTGGACGCTGATTCTCATGCAGTATTGGAGGCGAGTCCGAGAGAAGGCATCTTTCAGAATGCTTCTGGCGACCAACTCTCTGCAGATTTACATACTCCTGGAAAGTCAGCTAGTATCAAAGAAGCCTCATATTCAGTTGTTAAATCTATCTCTATATGTCGCAATAGACCTACCATGAAATGTTCCATTCCTTCTTCTGCAAATTGCAATTCTGGAAGTGAAACACATCAGGTCAGCTTGAAATCATCGGTTGAAAAAGATTATGCTGGTGGCTACAAGATTGCCAGTGAATTGGACAAATTTACTCTGAAAGAAACTTGTTTGCCTGTTGAAGATAAACCCAGTAGCTTGAGTGCCTCTGGAACCCTGCAAAGCAAATTGAGCTCTCCACTAATTACTTTTTATCGAAGATGCAAGCGGAAAAAAGATGTGGATGGGCTACATATGCAAAACACCTTGGGAGTTGCAGAGGATTGTTCATTGGAATTTACAGGGTCAAAGTCAGCAGGCTTTGCATCTGTTGGGGAAGCAACGCCTCCTGAAAGTGGTTCAAAACATATTTTAGTGAATACGAACCCATCGGAGGAGAATCTTAACAGGAGGGTTGCCTTTGATGCAAATCATGAAAAA ATGGCAAGCAGAGAAGTTGAAGAATCATATACCTCTAGATTATCTCCTGAAAATGCGAA CTTCGAGCAAGCAGATGGCAAGCTGGAAAATACACAGGACAACCAGTCTACATTGGAAGTATTTGCTCAGAATTCTGTTGGGGTTGACTTCCTAGAAGGTCCTATAGGTTGTTCAGGAAACTTATCAAATGATTCGGCTGATGACCTTTCTTGCAAACCAGTGTCAAAATACTGTAAAAATACTGTAGCTCAGGAATCTCTAAGACTCAGTTGTCAAAATACTGTAGCTCATGAATCTTTAAGATTGTCCTATGATGATCTGAGCACTGTAAGAAAAACCAATGAGATTCCTCGTGGCCAACATGCTGCAGTATCACTGGACTTATCTGTACCTCTTCCTG ATTCTCATGGTACAGAGGAGTGTGGTACAGCATCTATCCATGAAGAACAGCCACTCTGTGGTTTGCTGAACTCACAAAGTGGAAGTCATACTATGCTTATTAAAGATGAGTCTCCAGGAAACAAACGCTTGGAGTTGCTCTGTGAGAGAGTTGGGGAAAAACATCCACTTCACCAGGCACAGTTACCAGAAGATGGTTTCCTTTCTGAGGAAGCTGTTGGTCACAATTATAATAATGTAGCAAATTCTTCTCCAGTATTTGGACTGAAAAACAACTGTCTACAG CTATTTCCAGAGGATAGATCTGATGATATGTTCCAATCAAAGAAGACGCATAAATATGTTACAGCTTGTGCTGATTCTGAAGAAAGGACTGTTGGTCTGACGGAGAGCAGGAGCCAGACGAGACTTTCGGCAACAAAATCTTCACTCTTTCTTGGTTTATTTCTGCCCATGGAACTGATAAATGATGGTCATGATCACAGTTCCACCTCATCTCAGCGGCCTAATATTGGCATTCAATCAAAAGAATTTGCTCAAGATACAGTGCCTGAATTTCCACATCAGACATCATCCTATAGAAGACACAAGATGGTGCTAGATAATATTGTCAGTAGAGCAAGAATGCCGAAGCGAAAGAGAGGCAGCTGTCTAGAATCGTATGATTCTCCAAGAATGTGGTCAGAGGAAGAGCTAGATTCTCTTTGGGTTGGCATCAGGAGGTATGGAAGAGGAAATTGGGATGTCATGTTAAGGGATCCGAGGCTGCACTTTTGTCCATGGAGGACTCCCAAGGAACTTGCTGCGCAGTGGGAAGAGGAACAATCTAAGCTTTTCAATACCATGCCTACTGCCAGAGGGAGACATTCGAGAACACCCAATATTTTCCAAGACAGTGTGGATAGCTTTTGGCATTCCAAGactggaaaagaaaatttggtGGATGATGTTCAACTTTCACTTGGAGATGTATATTCCCAGCCAAATGGCAGTGTCCAGAAAAGACCACTCTTTAATTATTTCAATGTGCAAACTAATGCACCTTGGCAACTTCAAAAAGCTGCAACAAACACGAGGACAATGTATTCCTGCAGGGAAAACCGCAGGAGAGCTATGCTTCAAAACAATGCAATGCTGGATGTCGAATGTTCTTTTGGTGCCAATCAGTCAACTTGTATGGCTATCGGGGGAAATTTGCCTCACTGGCTCAGAGAAGTAGTCTCAATCCCTTTGAGATCTCCTCAGACGGTTCTGCCGTCAGATAACTCATCTGTAGGTTCTGTTGAAAGGCAGTGGGTAAAGAAACCTTTTCTTGATGCCAAAGGAATTCATCATGAGCCAAGTTATCGAATAAGCAACAAGCGCACCGTTGCAGAAAGAGTCGAGCAACAAGCAGGAGCTGGAGCTCATAATGGCAACTTCCCATTTGTGTTAGAACATAATCAAGCTGAAGTGCAGAATCCTGGTATCAAACAGGACCTGATCATCATTGACAGTGATACGTCTTCAGAGGAGACTATTTCTGATGATCATAACGCCAAGGTTTAG
- the LOC113710425 gene encoding uncharacterized protein isoform X1 produces MMTGGKVILTYKRQRTPHWIAYKRKKPPSRKDFSWNNESPDTSARCPSCNGSTTTEKKGESNESNNSECPSYNASTTAKEHEESTQGNYSECPSNDPSIKAEKLEESTEGNILECPSTDVPTTAQNQEETSEGNRSGCPRNDAPTMAETQEESTEGNGSECPSNDAPNTAEKEEESTEDNESEFPRTDSPPTAENQQESTEDNRSECPARNDGFYLLKHSSEGKRQYSGYIKRQNFCVSAEKASIEEDKNLLVHDMRQLDADSHAVLEASPREGIFQNASGDQLSADLHTPGKSASIKEASYSVVKSISICRNRPTMKCSIPSSANCNSGSETHQVSLKSSVEKDYAGGYKIASELDKFTLKETCLPVEDKPSSLSASGTLQSKLSSPLITFYRRCKRKKDVDGLHMQNTLGVAEDCSLEFTGSKSAGFASVGEATPPESGSKHILVNTNPSEENLNRRVAFDANHEKMASREVEESYTSRLSPENANSFEQADGKLENTQDNQSTLEVFAQNSVGVDFLEGPIGCSGNLSNDSADDLSCKPVSKYCKNTVAQESLRLSCQNTVAHESLRLSYDDLSTVRKTNEIPRGQHAAVSLDLSVPLPDSHGTEECGTASIHEEQPLCGLLNSQSGSHTMLIKDESPGNKRLELLCERVGEKHPLHQAQLPEDGFLSEEAVGHNYNNVANSSPVFGLKNNCLQLFPEDRSDDMFQSKKTHKYVTACADSEERTVGLTESRSQTRLSATKSSLFLGLFLPMELINDGHDHSSTSSQRPNIGIQSKEFAQDTVPEFPHQTSSYRRHKMVLDNIVSRARMPKRKRGSCLESYDSPRMWSEEELDSLWVGIRRYGRGNWDVMLRDPRLHFCPWRTPKELAAQWEEEQSKLFNTMPTARGRHSRTPNIFQDSVDSFWHSKTGKENLVDDVQLSLGDVYSQPNGSVQKRPLFNYFNVQTNAPWQLQKAATNTRTMYSCRENRRRAMLQNNAMLDVECSFGANQSTCMAIGGNLPHWLREVVSIPLRSPQTVLPSDNSSVGSVERQWVKKPFLDAKGIHHEPSYRISNKRTVAERVEQQAGAGAHNGNFPFVLEHNQAEVQNPGIKQDLIIIDSDTSSEETISDDHNAKV; encoded by the exons ATGATGACTGGAGGCAAAGTCATTTTAACATACAAGCGTCAGAGGACACCGCATTGGATTGCATACAAGCGTAAGAAGCCTCCATCAAGGAAGGATTTTTCTTGGAATAACGAGAGTCCTGATACATCAGCAAGGTGCCCCAGTTGTAATGGCTCAACTACGACTGAAAAGAAAGGGGAATCAAATGAAAGCAATAATTCAGAATGCCCAAGTTATAATGCCTCAACTACAGCAAAAGAGCATGAGGAATCAACTCAAGGCAATTATTCAGAatgcccaagtaatgatccctCCATTAAGGCTGAAAAGCTAGAGGAGTCTACTGAAGGCAATATATTAGAATGCCCAAGTACTGATGTCCCAACTACAGCACAAAACCAAGAAGAAACAAGTGAAGGCAATAGATCAGGATGCCCAAGGAATGATGCCCCAACTATGGCAGAAACGCAAGAGGAATCAACTGAAGGCAATGGTTCAGAATGCCCTAGTAATGATGCCCCAAATACAGCAGAAAAGGAAGAGGAATCAACTGAAGACAATGAATCAGAATTCCCGAGGACTGATTCCCCACCTACTGCAGAAAATCAACAGGAATCAACTGAAGACAATAGATCAGAGTGTCCTGCCAGAAATGATGGG TTTTATCTCTTGAAGCATTCTTCTGAAGGAAAAAGGCAGTACTCTGGTTACATCAAACGGCAAAATTTCTGTGTATCTGCTGAAAAGGCAAGCATAGAAGAGGATAAAAACCTGCTTGTACACGATATGAGACAGTTGGACGCTGATTCTCATGCAGTATTGGAGGCGAGTCCGAGAGAAGGCATCTTTCAGAATGCTTCTGGCGACCAACTCTCTGCAGATTTACATACTCCTGGAAAGTCAGCTAGTATCAAAGAAGCCTCATATTCAGTTGTTAAATCTATCTCTATATGTCGCAATAGACCTACCATGAAATGTTCCATTCCTTCTTCTGCAAATTGCAATTCTGGAAGTGAAACACATCAGGTCAGCTTGAAATCATCGGTTGAAAAAGATTATGCTGGTGGCTACAAGATTGCCAGTGAATTGGACAAATTTACTCTGAAAGAAACTTGTTTGCCTGTTGAAGATAAACCCAGTAGCTTGAGTGCCTCTGGAACCCTGCAAAGCAAATTGAGCTCTCCACTAATTACTTTTTATCGAAGATGCAAGCGGAAAAAAGATGTGGATGGGCTACATATGCAAAACACCTTGGGAGTTGCAGAGGATTGTTCATTGGAATTTACAGGGTCAAAGTCAGCAGGCTTTGCATCTGTTGGGGAAGCAACGCCTCCTGAAAGTGGTTCAAAACATATTTTAGTGAATACGAACCCATCGGAGGAGAATCTTAACAGGAGGGTTGCCTTTGATGCAAATCATGAAAAA ATGGCAAGCAGAGAAGTTGAAGAATCATATACCTCTAGATTATCTCCTGAAAATGCGAA CAGCTTCGAGCAAGCAGATGGCAAGCTGGAAAATACACAGGACAACCAGTCTACATTGGAAGTATTTGCTCAGAATTCTGTTGGGGTTGACTTCCTAGAAGGTCCTATAGGTTGTTCAGGAAACTTATCAAATGATTCGGCTGATGACCTTTCTTGCAAACCAGTGTCAAAATACTGTAAAAATACTGTAGCTCAGGAATCTCTAAGACTCAGTTGTCAAAATACTGTAGCTCATGAATCTTTAAGATTGTCCTATGATGATCTGAGCACTGTAAGAAAAACCAATGAGATTCCTCGTGGCCAACATGCTGCAGTATCACTGGACTTATCTGTACCTCTTCCTG ATTCTCATGGTACAGAGGAGTGTGGTACAGCATCTATCCATGAAGAACAGCCACTCTGTGGTTTGCTGAACTCACAAAGTGGAAGTCATACTATGCTTATTAAAGATGAGTCTCCAGGAAACAAACGCTTGGAGTTGCTCTGTGAGAGAGTTGGGGAAAAACATCCACTTCACCAGGCACAGTTACCAGAAGATGGTTTCCTTTCTGAGGAAGCTGTTGGTCACAATTATAATAATGTAGCAAATTCTTCTCCAGTATTTGGACTGAAAAACAACTGTCTACAG CTATTTCCAGAGGATAGATCTGATGATATGTTCCAATCAAAGAAGACGCATAAATATGTTACAGCTTGTGCTGATTCTGAAGAAAGGACTGTTGGTCTGACGGAGAGCAGGAGCCAGACGAGACTTTCGGCAACAAAATCTTCACTCTTTCTTGGTTTATTTCTGCCCATGGAACTGATAAATGATGGTCATGATCACAGTTCCACCTCATCTCAGCGGCCTAATATTGGCATTCAATCAAAAGAATTTGCTCAAGATACAGTGCCTGAATTTCCACATCAGACATCATCCTATAGAAGACACAAGATGGTGCTAGATAATATTGTCAGTAGAGCAAGAATGCCGAAGCGAAAGAGAGGCAGCTGTCTAGAATCGTATGATTCTCCAAGAATGTGGTCAGAGGAAGAGCTAGATTCTCTTTGGGTTGGCATCAGGAGGTATGGAAGAGGAAATTGGGATGTCATGTTAAGGGATCCGAGGCTGCACTTTTGTCCATGGAGGACTCCCAAGGAACTTGCTGCGCAGTGGGAAGAGGAACAATCTAAGCTTTTCAATACCATGCCTACTGCCAGAGGGAGACATTCGAGAACACCCAATATTTTCCAAGACAGTGTGGATAGCTTTTGGCATTCCAAGactggaaaagaaaatttggtGGATGATGTTCAACTTTCACTTGGAGATGTATATTCCCAGCCAAATGGCAGTGTCCAGAAAAGACCACTCTTTAATTATTTCAATGTGCAAACTAATGCACCTTGGCAACTTCAAAAAGCTGCAACAAACACGAGGACAATGTATTCCTGCAGGGAAAACCGCAGGAGAGCTATGCTTCAAAACAATGCAATGCTGGATGTCGAATGTTCTTTTGGTGCCAATCAGTCAACTTGTATGGCTATCGGGGGAAATTTGCCTCACTGGCTCAGAGAAGTAGTCTCAATCCCTTTGAGATCTCCTCAGACGGTTCTGCCGTCAGATAACTCATCTGTAGGTTCTGTTGAAAGGCAGTGGGTAAAGAAACCTTTTCTTGATGCCAAAGGAATTCATCATGAGCCAAGTTATCGAATAAGCAACAAGCGCACCGTTGCAGAAAGAGTCGAGCAACAAGCAGGAGCTGGAGCTCATAATGGCAACTTCCCATTTGTGTTAGAACATAATCAAGCTGAAGTGCAGAATCCTGGTATCAAACAGGACCTGATCATCATTGACAGTGATACGTCTTCAGAGGAGACTATTTCTGATGATCATAACGCCAAGGTTTAG
- the LOC113710430 gene encoding protein RESISTANCE TO PHYTOPHTHORA 1, chloroplastic has translation MSSLSLSTSLCHCNYINCQDLKPRLISASFLRNQGWISSHQLPSKRFSLHSTGSSNGPSDTKIALKEEESSSSSSSSQEEERVVQEFNGKEVAQLPEKEGERNSSSTGAPLLDKDLKKVVQKTAATFAPRASVATKNPAVPGTILYTVFEVQGYVSMLLGGALSFNLIFPSNEPDIWRLMGMWSIWMFTIPSLRARDCSKNEKEALNYLFLLIPLLNVLIPFFWKSFAVVWSADTIAFFGMYAWKMGLLQKAEME, from the exons atgagcAGCTTATCATTATCAACGTCTCTTTGTCACTGTAACTATATAAATTGTCAAGATTTAAAGCCTCGCTTAATCTCTGCATCATTCTTGAGAAACCAGGGTTGGATTAGTTCGCATCAGCTTCCATCCAAAAGATTCAGCCTGCATTCAACCGGTAGTTCAAATGGGCCGTCGGATACAAAGATAGCACTCAAGGAGGAggagtcttcttcttcttcttcttcttcccaagAAGAAGAGAGAGTAGTGCAAGAATTCAATGGAAAAGAAGTAGCCCAGTTGCCAGAAAAGGAAGGGGAAAGAAACAGTTCAAGCACTGGTGCTCCTCTACTCGATAAGGACCTTAAAAAG GTTGTCCAAAAGACTGCAGCAACTTTTGCACCTAGGGCTTCTGTTGCTACCAAAAATCCTGCTGTACCTGGAACCATTCTATATACTGTTTTTGAGGTGCAAGGTTATGTCTCAATGTTGCTAGGAGGAGCTCTGTCTTTTAATCTGATATTCCCCTCTAATGAGCCAGACATATGGAGACTAATGGGGATGTGGTCCATCTGGATGTTCA CTATTCCTTCCCTCCGGGCACGAGACTGCTcaaaaaatgagaaagaagCCCTCAATTATCTCTTTCTGCTAATCCCGCTCTTGAATGTTTTAATCCCATTCTTCTGGAAATCATTTGCAGTTGTTTGGTCTGCCGATACCATAGCCTTCTTTGGGATGTATGCATGGAAG ATGGGGTTGCTTCAAAAAGCAGAGATGGAGTAA